CGCGGGCGGCGAGCCAGGTGTCGAAGTGCCGTACGAACCAGGACTGGAGGCCGTTCTCGTCGCCGACGCCGAGTTCGGCGATGCGCGCCTGTGCGGCCGGTGACCGCTTCCACTGGTCCTTGGGGCATTCGTCGCCGCCGATGTGCACGAACTCGGACGGGAACAGACCGAGCAGTTCCTCGAACACGCCTTCGTAGAAGCGGAGGGTGTTGTCAGTGGGGGCGAGTACGTTCGAAGAGATCCCCCAACTGTCCCAGACCGCGAGGGAGGCGGTGTCGATGACGTCCGTGTTGCCGAGTTCCGGGTACGCGGCGATGGCGGCCTGCGAGTGTCCCGGTACGTCGATTTCCGGGACGACGGCGATATGCCGTTCGGCCGCGTAGGCGACGATCTCGCGGATGTCGTCCTGGGTGTAGAAGCCACCGTGCGGCTTCTCCTCCCAGAGCGGTGAGGCGCGGTGGCCGAATTTGGTGCGGGACCGCCAGGAGCCGGTCGCGGTCAGCTCCGGGTAGCGCTCGATCTCGACGCGCCAGCCCTGGTCGTCCGTCAGGTGGAAGTGGAAGACGTTCAGTTTGTGCGCGGCCATCAGGTCGAGATACCGCAGCACGCCGTCCTTGGGCGTGAAGTGCCGTGCCACGTCCAGCATCAGGCCGCGCCAGCGGAGCCGGGGCGCGTCCTCGACGGTCAGCGCGGGCAGCGGCGGGGGCCCGTCGCCGGTCACGGGGGCGCGCCGGAAGGCGTGCGGGCCGAGGAGTTGACGCAGCGTCTGGGCGCCCCAGAAGACGCCTGCCGGGTCGCCGCCGCGGATCTCGACGCCGTCCAGGGCGTGCACGGTGAGCCGGTAGCCCTCCGCCGGGAGGGCGTCGTCGATCAGGAGCCGGACGGCTCCGGGGGTGTCGGCGGGGCCCGGTGGCAGGGTGAGTGCGAAGGCGGCGCCCAGGGTGGCGCGCAGCCACCGTTCGGTGGTGCCGGTGCCGGGTCCGGCCCACAGGGTGGTGGCGGCGTCCAGGGTGAGTCCGTCGGCGGAGGGCGCCTCGACGCTGCGGGGCGCGGGGATCAGATGGGCGGTCGGTGAGGTCACGTCAGTCCTTGACCGCTCCGCCCAGTCCTGAGACCAGGCGTCGCTGTACGAGTACGAAGAAGACCAGGACGGGGATCGTCATCACGGTGGACGCGGCCATCACGCCGCCCCAGTCCGGCTCGTCCGGCTTGAAGAAGACCAGCAGGGCCATCGGCAGCGTCGATTGGGAGGTGTCGCTGATGATGAAGGACTTGGCGAACAGGAAGTCGTTCCAGGCCGAGATGAAGGAGAACACGCTCGTCGCGACCAGGCCGGGCAGGACGAGCGGGAAAAGGATCTGCCAGAGAAAGCGGGCGCGGCTCGCGCCGTCGATGTAGGCGGCTTCCTCCAGCGCCTCCGGCACCGCTTTCACGAATCCGCGCAGCATCCAGATCGCGAACGGCAGCGAGAAGGCGAGGTGGGGCAGGATCAGGGCGCCCAGGGTGTTGAGTTGGCCCATGTCCCGCATGAGGAAGAACAGCGGGATGGTGAGCGCCTCGACGGGCACCATCTGGGCGACGAGAAACATGATGAGGAGGGTGGTCCTGAAGCGGAACCGGAATCGGGTGACGGCGGTCGCGGCGAGGAACGCGATGAGCGCGGAGGCGATGACGACACTGCCCGCGACGATCACGCTGTTGAGGAAGTACCGGCCGAATTCCTGTTGTTCGAAGACGCGCCGGAAGGAGTCGAGGGTGGGGGCGGTCGTCCACGGCCTGGGCTCGCTCGACTCGATCTCGTCGGCCGGTTTGAAGGCGCCGAGCACCATCCAGTAGAGCGGGAAGGCGACGACGACGGCGATGAGGAGCGCCGACGCCTCGGCCGCGAGCCGCCAGGGGCGCCGGACGAGCGGGTTTGCGGTGGTCACAGTTCCTCCCCCTGCCGGCGCAGCAGCCGCAGGTAGACGAGGGTCACGGCGAGCAGGATGAGCAGCATCACGACGCCGATCGCCGAGCCGAGGCTGTACTGCGAGGAGGCGAAGGCCTGTTGGTAGGCGTACACGTTCAGGACGAGGTTCTGTCCGGCGATGCCGCCGCCGCCCGTCATGACGTAGATCTGGGTGAAGACCTTGAAGTCCCAGATCACCGACTGGATGGTGACGACGGTCAGGATGGGCCGCAGCATCGGCGCGAGCACCGAGCGCCAGATCCGCCACTGGGAGGCGCCGTCGAGGGAGGCGGCCTCCAGCACTTCGGCGGGCACCGAGCGGATGCCGGCGTAGACGGTGACCATCACGAACGGGAAGGAGCACCAGACCACTTCGAGCAGGACCAGGAAGAAGGCGCTGAAGCGGCCGTAGGTCCAGGAGTGGTCGCCGAGCCCGAGGAGCCGGTTGACGGGGCCGAAGTCGGGGTCGAAGAGGAACAGCCAGACGGTGGAGCCGGTGACGGCGGGGGTGGCCCACGCGCCGAGCGCGGCGAGCATCAGGGCGAGCCTGGGCAGCGCGCGCACCCGGGTGAGGAGCACGGCGAGGGCGCAGCCGACGGCGAGGGTCGACAGGACGCAGGCGGCGGCGAAGACGACGGTGGCGCCGAGCACCTGCCAGAACTGCTCGTCGGCGAGGAGCCGGCGGTAGTTGCCGAGCCCTTCGAAGGTGGCCGGTTGTCCGCCGCTCACCTGGGCCTGGGTGTAGTGGAAGAGCGAGATCAGGCCGAGTTGGTAGATCGGGTAGACGAGCAGGGCGCCGAGGACGACGAGGGCGGGGGCGAGATACAGCCAGGGGATGCCGCCCGCCCGGCCGCGCGGTCCTGGTCCGGTGCGTCGGGGCGGGCGGGGTGTGGCGCGTGACCGGCCGTCCGCGGGCCGCGTCCGCCCGCGGACCGCGGCCACGGGGGTGTCGGTGGTCATGGGCGTCACCCGGCGGAGCCGAAGGCGTCGTTCATCTTCTTGGCGGCGTCGGCGGAGGCCTTCTCGACGTCCTTCTTGCCGCTGATGACCTCCTGGAACATGGTCGGCAGTACCAGCGAGGAGTCGATCTGCGACCAGGCGGGTGAGGCGGGGACGAACTTGGTGCCGGCGGCGAGGGTGTCGACGAACGGCTTGACGTAGGGCTGCTTGGCGGCGATCTTGTCGCGGACGTCGGTGAACGTCGGCAGGAAGCCCATCGCGTCGAACATCTCGCTCTGGGTCTTCTTCGCGGCGAGTTGTTCCATCAGGGCGACCGCGAGGGTGCGGTGGGAGGTGCTCTTGAGGACGCCGATGTTGTTGCCGCCCGCGAAGGCGGGGGCGACGGAGCCGGGGGCGACGCCGGGCAGCGGCACGACCGCGTACTTGCCCTTGACCTTGCCCGCCTCGACGGCGGCGTGGCTGAAGTCGCCGCCGATCGCCATGCCCGCCTTGCCCGCGGCGAACGCGGTGACGGTGTCGTTGCCGCCCATTCCCGCGCACTTGGCGGCGGGGCAGTTGTCGTCGCTGAAGAGGCCGGTGTAGGCCTTGATGCCCTTCCGGGCGTCCTCGCTGTCGATCGCGGAGGCGTAGGAGCCGCCCTTGCCGGTGGCGAGTTCACCGCCGTTGGCCCAGACGAACGGCATGGCGCCGTAGGTGTAGGCGCCGCCGACCACGAGTCCGTAGAGGTCCGGCTTCGCGGCACGGATCTTGCGTGCGGTGGAGGCGAGTTCGGCCATGGACTTGGGGGCCTTGACGCCGAGTTCGTCGAAGATGTCGGTGCGGTAGTAGAGGGCGCGGACGCCGACGTAGTAGGGGACGCCGTAGACCTTGCCGTCGACGGTGACCGACTGTTTGGCGGTGGGGTCGCTGTCCTTGGCCTCGCTCCAGTCGGCGAAGTCGGCGGAGACGTCGAGGAGTCCGCCGTCCTGGACGTATCCGGCGGTGTCGGTGTTGCCGTACTCCATGACGTCGGGGGCCGACGCGGGGTCGTTGAAGGCGGCCTTGACGCGCTGGGCGCGGGTCTCGACCGGAATGTACTCGATGGCGACCTTCGTCCCCTTGTGCGCCTTCTCGAAGTCGGCGACGACGGAGTCGACGACCTTCTCCTTCGGCTTGTTGCCGACCTCCTGGAACAGCCACACCCGCAGGGTGCCGCTCTGGTCGTCCTTGCCGGACGAGGAGTCGGATGAGGTCTGCGGGGCACATGCGGTGGCGGTGAGGGCGGCGGCGACCAGGGAGGTCAGCAGCGCGGCGCGTCGGGGGGCGAACGTCATGGAGCAGGTCCTCCGAGAGTGCGTTGCAAGGCATGCAATGGGTGTTTCGCTCTGCACAACACCCGGAGGCTATGGAGTAGATGAACGCGCCCACAAGAGGTCTCAACCACTTCGTGACATGCGAGAGGCCCCCGGGCGCGCACCGGCGCACCACAGGGGCCTCAGGAAGCTCGGACGGTACGGGCTACTTGTCGCCCTTGCCCTTGCCCTCGTCGCCGCCACCGCTCATGGACTCGTAGATCTCCTTGCACATGGGGCAGACGGGGTACTTCTTCGGGTCGCGGC
The sequence above is a segment of the Streptomyces griseoviridis genome. Coding sequences within it:
- a CDS encoding carbohydrate ABC transporter permease — protein: MTTDTPVAAVRGRTRPADGRSRATPRPPRRTGPGPRGRAGGIPWLYLAPALVVLGALLVYPIYQLGLISLFHYTQAQVSGGQPATFEGLGNYRRLLADEQFWQVLGATVVFAAACVLSTLAVGCALAVLLTRVRALPRLALMLAALGAWATPAVTGSTVWLFLFDPDFGPVNRLLGLGDHSWTYGRFSAFFLVLLEVVWCSFPFVMVTVYAGIRSVPAEVLEAASLDGASQWRIWRSVLAPMLRPILTVVTIQSVIWDFKVFTQIYVMTGGGGIAGQNLVLNVYAYQQAFASSQYSLGSAIGVVMLLILLAVTLVYLRLLRRQGEEL
- a CDS encoding beta-N-acetylhexosaminidase, with product MTSPTAHLIPAPRSVEAPSADGLTLDAATTLWAGPGTGTTERWLRATLGAAFALTLPPGPADTPGAVRLLIDDALPAEGYRLTVHALDGVEIRGGDPAGVFWGAQTLRQLLGPHAFRRAPVTGDGPPPLPALTVEDAPRLRWRGLMLDVARHFTPKDGVLRYLDLMAAHKLNVFHFHLTDDQGWRVEIERYPELTATGSWRSRTKFGHRASPLWEEKPHGGFYTQDDIREIVAYAAERHIAVVPEIDVPGHSQAAIAAYPELGNTDVIDTASLAVWDSWGISSNVLAPTDNTLRFYEGVFEELLGLFPSEFVHIGGDECPKDQWKRSPAAQARIAELGVGDENGLQSWFVRHFDTWLAARGRRLIGWDEILEGGLAPGAAVSSWRGYAGGIAAARAGHDVVMCPEQHVYLDHRQDAGADEPVPIGYVRTLEDVYRFEPVPPQLTPEEARHVLGTQANLWTEVMENPARVDYQAFPRLAAFAEVAWSTLPEPADRDFAGFEGRMAAHYRRLDALGVGYRPPTGPTPWQRRPGVLGRPIDGTPPNR
- a CDS encoding carbohydrate ABC transporter permease — translated: MTTANPLVRRPWRLAAEASALLIAVVVAFPLYWMVLGAFKPADEIESSEPRPWTTAPTLDSFRRVFEQQEFGRYFLNSVIVAGSVVIASALIAFLAATAVTRFRFRFRTTLLIMFLVAQMVPVEALTIPLFFLMRDMGQLNTLGALILPHLAFSLPFAIWMLRGFVKAVPEALEEAAYIDGASRARFLWQILFPLVLPGLVATSVFSFISAWNDFLFAKSFIISDTSQSTLPMALLVFFKPDEPDWGGVMAASTVMTIPVLVFFVLVQRRLVSGLGGAVKD
- a CDS encoding extracellular solute-binding protein, which encodes MTFAPRRAALLTSLVAAALTATACAPQTSSDSSSGKDDQSGTLRVWLFQEVGNKPKEKVVDSVVADFEKAHKGTKVAIEYIPVETRAQRVKAAFNDPASAPDVMEYGNTDTAGYVQDGGLLDVSADFADWSEAKDSDPTAKQSVTVDGKVYGVPYYVGVRALYYRTDIFDELGVKAPKSMAELASTARKIRAAKPDLYGLVVGGAYTYGAMPFVWANGGELATGKGGSYASAIDSEDARKGIKAYTGLFSDDNCPAAKCAGMGGNDTVTAFAAGKAGMAIGGDFSHAAVEAGKVKGKYAVVPLPGVAPGSVAPAFAGGNNIGVLKSTSHRTLAVALMEQLAAKKTQSEMFDAMGFLPTFTDVRDKIAAKQPYVKPFVDTLAAGTKFVPASPAWSQIDSSLVLPTMFQEVISGKKDVEKASADAAKKMNDAFGSAG